A stretch of the Synergistota bacterium genome encodes the following:
- a CDS encoding TRAP transporter large permease has protein sequence MTPLFLGAIGTFTLILLFLLKIPVAIAMALVGFIGFGLLVSFPAAMKLLAVDFFSSFNSYTLGVIPLFVLMGQLAHNSGMSKRLYEASNKLIGHLPGGLAIATIWASAGFAAICGSTNASTATMAMVALPEMKRYGYSESLAAGCVAAGGSLGIMIPPSVIFVIYGILTQQSIGKLFIAGILPGIMLSILFSIAIYVWAKIDPQIASKSPKSSWKERLFSLLSASEVLLIFLLVVGGLLKGIFTPIEAGAVGTGLIGIISLLRKRISWEGIKRSLQESVRISCMIIFVVAGAAVFGHFLAITRLPQALQSWLLQFENYPYLAMAFIILIYVISGCFIDALALILLTIPIFYPVVIKLGFDPIWFGVMVVLVTQIGVITPPVGINAYVIKGIFPEIPMETIFKGVTPFFIALILGAILLMLFPQITLI, from the coding sequence ATACTACTTTTTTTACTAAAGATACCAGTAGCTATAGCTATGGCTCTCGTTGGATTTATTGGATTTGGATTACTAGTTTCATTTCCCGCAGCAATGAAGCTGCTTGCAGTTGACTTTTTCTCCTCATTTAACTCTTACACATTGGGAGTAATTCCCCTATTCGTGCTTATGGGACAACTAGCTCACAATTCTGGAATGAGTAAAAGGCTATATGAGGCATCTAATAAACTCATAGGACACTTACCTGGTGGGCTAGCTATAGCTACTATATGGGCGAGCGCAGGATTTGCAGCTATATGTGGGTCAACAAACGCTTCTACCGCTACAATGGCTATGGTAGCATTACCCGAAATGAAAAGATATGGATACTCCGAATCTCTAGCTGCTGGATGTGTAGCTGCTGGGGGAAGTCTAGGAATAATGATCCCCCCTAGCGTAATATTCGTAATATACGGTATACTAACTCAACAATCCATTGGAAAACTATTTATAGCCGGGATACTCCCAGGAATAATGCTTTCAATTCTCTTCTCCATAGCTATATATGTATGGGCTAAAATAGACCCTCAGATAGCCTCTAAAAGCCCTAAAAGTTCATGGAAAGAAAGGCTCTTTTCTCTTTTAAGCGCTTCTGAGGTTTTGCTCATATTCCTTTTAGTTGTCGGAGGTTTACTAAAGGGAATCTTCACTCCTATTGAAGCAGGAGCAGTAGGAACTGGATTAATAGGGATCATCTCTCTTCTAAGAAAAAGGATATCCTGGGAAGGAATAAAACGCTCACTTCAAGAGAGTGTCAGGATATCATGTATGATAATCTTTGTAGTTGCAGGAGCAGCCGTATTTGGTCACTTTCTGGCCATAACAAGACTACCTCAAGCTCTTCAAAGCTGGCTTCTTCAATTTGAAAATTACCCTTATCTTGCAATGGCATTCATAATATTGATTTATGTAATATCCGGATGTTTTATAGATGCTCTGGCGTTGATACTTTTAACTATTCCAATATTTTATCCGGTAGTAATAAAACTTGGCTTTGATCCAATATGGTTCGGAGTAATGGTAGTACTTGTAACCCAGATAGGAGTTATAACCCCTCCTGTGGGCATAAACGCTTATGTTATAAAAGGAATTTTCCCTGAAATTCCAATGGAAACCATATTTAAAGGAGTAACCCCCTTCTTTATAGCATTAATTTTAGGTGCAATCCTCCTCATGCTATTTCCTCAGATAACTCTTATATGA